A region of Pseudomonas saponiphila DNA encodes the following proteins:
- the grpE gene encoding nucleotide exchange factor GrpE, which yields MADEQTLDTQNLDANQAPEASGEDLAARVQVLEEQLAGAQDQASRVAADLQNVRRRAEQDVEKAHKFALEKFAGDLLPVIDSLERGLELSNPDDESIRPMREGIELTLKMFHDTLKRYQLEAIDPHGEPFNAEQHQAMAMQESADVEPNSVLKVFQKGYQLNGRLLRPAMVVVSKVPAPVSPSIDEKA from the coding sequence ATGGCTGACGAACAGACTCTGGATACGCAAAATCTAGACGCCAATCAGGCTCCCGAGGCTTCGGGTGAAGACCTGGCGGCTCGTGTACAAGTGCTCGAAGAGCAACTGGCTGGTGCGCAGGATCAGGCATCGCGTGTTGCAGCTGATCTGCAGAACGTCCGCCGCCGCGCCGAGCAGGACGTGGAAAAAGCTCATAAATTCGCTCTGGAAAAATTTGCCGGCGACCTGCTACCGGTGATCGACAGTCTGGAGCGCGGCCTGGAGCTGTCCAATCCGGACGACGAGAGCATCCGCCCGATGCGCGAAGGCATTGAGCTGACCTTGAAGATGTTCCACGACACCCTCAAGCGTTATCAGTTGGAAGCCATCGACCCGCACGGCGAGCCGTTCAACGCTGAACAGCACCAGGCCATGGCCATGCAGGAAAGCGCGGACGTCGAGCCCAACAGTGTTCTCAAGGTGTTCCAGAAGGGCTATCAGCTCAATGGTCGCCTGCTGCGCCCGGCCATGGTCGTGGTCAGCAAGGTTCCTGCACCGGTTTCGCCTTCGATTGACGAAAAGGCTTGA